The sequence TGTTGGAAGCCCTCTCTTTTGCCAGGTTTAAAAACATTCATGTAAGATCATAGAGGAccatcttttgttttgaccgtaCTCTTACAAACTCTACTAACTTCATCGGTCCAGTTTTGGGTTTTCTTTCTGCTTTTTgccaatatatttttttcagagTTTCTAGACTGCTGTCATTACCTATGCACCTGTGAAAACCAATGTTTTGATCTTCTTGCAATATAAAATGAAGAGTTACCTGAAATTTCATTTCAGCTTTGAATCTGATTGCTTCATTTCGCTTTAATGATTTGGAAGATCTGTAGTGGGCAGAACTGATTCACTGCAGACATCGCTGCAGACTCTTCCTTTTGAaactagtcaccaagcccctaTATTTTGACCAGCATGACATTTCAATAAGGCAAGAGCCACCTTGTAGGCTATAGctaggtgatctggtgacgtaatttggaggactgggatgaaaaattttaacgccgtatcccacaacctcgcacagccttattttcgaattcaacatggcagaggcgaggttagagctcgtcgtgTCTACTTgattgttcattcagtaacaggaagtgtggtagacacggaatgatctgttgtgttttggcgatggaaatgcttcagggagtttggaaacaacacctaaggccgcacgcggttgtgggatacatcgttaaaatttttcttcccagttcTCCAAATtatgtcaccagatcacctggagaggTTGAGAATTATTACCTTATGGGCTCAAGAGAACAATCAGTGGGAACAAAGTAATCATGTCAAAGGTTGACAGGTAAACAGTTTGAAGTGGAAAGAAGGTATCTTACCAACATCACTATTGTTGCAATCAGTCGCTTTTCTTTAAACATATTTCTCAATTGATTCATTGGACCCATCAGAAAACATGTGCTACCGAAAAAAGACAACATTATGCTTTATTATAATTGCACTTGCTACATAACGCTCAGCAAGTGTCCCTTTAAAGAGACTGATTAGGTTCATACAGGACTGGTGGAGGTAGTACAGCAGCACCAAAAGTTCAGGGTTTTATGGTCTGACCCTCTTGTGTGTCTTGTCTACTTCAACAAGAAACTTCTCCATGTCATTTCTCTCCACCAAGGTGCATGAAAAATGATAATGGGAAACATAGTGCTGGAGAAAGTCCAGTGGTGGATTGGCATCCCAATCAAGGGGAGTAATTCAAATGGAAACCTGGATAAGCGTCAGTTGTATGAGACTCATGTacaattttatcttttttcttttttccagcaAGAGCTGGTTCATTAGTATGCAAGTTGGCTAGACTGTTTTCATCTTCACCCTATATGCAACCTATCAAAAATAAGCAAACCAGTCTAATGACATATCTTTGCTTTGGACACCAAGGAGAAGACTTATATCCAATCAAAAAGGTGAACAAATTTTGAGATAGCAGGTGTGGCTGTCAAAATCTACATGGACAACTTGACACAAAGGAATATGATACCGACCTTGCAAGAGCTGTAACATTTCCCAGTGAGTAGAAAATGGCAAATAATGtcatttttttccataacattATCATGCCCTGAAAACAGACAggatttcaaatttaaatttcagaCCTGCTCAATAGCAAGCAAAACTTATCAACACAATTGAATGTACAATGCATATCTATATAGAGAGTATTATATACGCATCCTGCTGAACGTGTTCtgacccccccaccccccaggcCACTAATGATGCTCCTTGTTGCATCAACtgcctgttttgttttgtttttttaagagGAGCAAAACACGATTCCTGATGtaacaacagtaataataatattattattactatattagtgttattattattattattgtacctTTGTCTTTATTTAAGACATTTGAATGTTTTCATTTGCTGTGTAGTCTTTGTTCTGGTCAAGCCTTACAGAGTGGTCAGAACGGTTTGCTCTCAGCCACACAGCACCTCAAGTGCAggtgctgtttgtttgtttccccTACCCGCTTTTTGACAGTGTTATGGGTTCCTAGACGCTGAAATAGGGGCCTATATTACTGCCAGACATTCGAGCATTACTCAGTCAAGGGGCTGGCTGATCAGCCCATGGTTGAGGCCCTTGGACACATCTAAATTTAACTTTAGAAGCTTTGAACAAATCATAATAATTGTCCAAGTAAGACTGTGGTGGCCTGCAGTTAGAATTGCTATTCTAGATGGGCCACTTACACTACAACATTAtacaacaaaataaacaaaagacaCTGAAATTGACAAGAGTCACACAAACAATAGgacacttcggaaaataccataatactctttgtgtgccccccaaattttgcatttaccgtatttacccgtgtataagtcgatcctgtgtataagtcgaccccccattttggagctaaaaaataagtttttcttatttctgtgtaagaattttcttgaaaaacttctcttttaccTTAGAATTTCCCTTCAGATATGGgttcatgaaaaaaaacatagcaagcttggacgtaaactttactatttcgcttacttgagcatttatgcgtgttttagcgacacgagtataagctgcattttctttataatttttgaaataggcttataaaatcaaacatactaatctttaacaagccattatcattgtggagagttgtaaagcaggtttagaagaaAGGCTAAatgccaagaaagctcaagaaactttgaaaatgtcacgataaacaaagtgccacgatgtttggaacttggtaaccgagctagctactaggttggttgggtactggtaggtaatatctggcacggttcaaagcctggttaccaagttgcgaacgttcgaagcaagaaCTGTGGCTTTCGCCAAGTGGACTTGCCATTTTGTAGGCAACAAttgtcagttctttattgcacaattatgctagtgtgtatctacaacattcagcctaacgttaggggataattctGAAAGCATTTtaaactgctcaagttgatcagggaaaagacaccgtaacttgtatcgtgtaaaagtggatgtttgttgccatatgagacaattattatgctaatttgtcccgaACGTTTTTTCTCTCgctttttgacccatgtataagtcgagggcgattttttggacagattttgaggctgtaaaaggtcgacttaaacacgggtaaatacggtaagcaTTGTTTCTAGTCtatcttgggacttacaatggtcccaagagaaaacaaaaacgatGCTCATGCAAAATTTcaggggacaaacaaagagtattatggtattttccgaactggcctattacATAACCAGATGCCTATCacataagaaagaaaataaaagaaataaataaatgatctAAAGTATTATAAGTTAAAGAAACACCCATCTCCTCAATTTTAAGAAACTTcagaatcaatttacgtttaaaGTGTGTTTTCACAAACTGGCAAAGTTCAGTCAGTGGGGATACCATTCCATATTTTTGTTCCAATTATTACGGTCtctaataaagaaataatattattattgtttctttattgGAGACCGTAGAGCCAATTTTTGTTGTTTCCGTTCTACACGATAATTAGGAGGAAAACCAAGTGTTACTATCCTTCCAATTCCATAATGGTGCACCTTACATaacagtataataattattattatgatccaccacatcaaaggccttttttaattcaatgaAAATACCACACAAGTACTGTATAACTTTTTATCTATATTAGTTTGAATTTCTAGAATATCTAGAATTGCATGCTGAGTGCAATAACTCTTTCTAAAACTATATTGCtacttgaaaaacatttgttaTTCTTATCCATGAAGGGTTTAAGGTGTTTATACATTAATCTTTTAAATattcaattaattttaaaacagaCAATAACAATATTGGATGATAATTACTTGGATCAGTTTTGTCATCTGTTTTATGTACCAGAATTTCTTTAGCATTCTTTAATTGGCGAGGATATGTGTCACACAAAATAGATTTATTCATTAGTTAAGCTAAAGCAGAAGATATGACGTTGCGTGTGGATTTCAGGAGAGGAACTGGACAAGAGTATAGCCTGTGTGCTTTACTTGATGGAgtcaaaatttcattttcaaaaatttcatttcagtttCAGAAGTGACAGCATCAAAGTAAAAAGAATTTGGGTAGTTTGAATTCCTAAGATAGTCATTAAAGTCCCTCAGAGCTGGTGGCATGCTATTTGCAAGTTTCGGTCCAATGGTCGCAAATTGATGGTTCAATGTGTTTGCTAACTCTGATTGGTTTTGGGTTATTCTCTGACAATTAGGAAGTTGAAGAGTTGTTGCAGACCTTGTTTGCCTCTTAACAACAAACACCCTTTGTCAACAGGTTTAAAACTCTGTGCTCATTGCCATgaataacaataaaaaggcTACCGCCTCCAAACCAAAGAGAGAGCTAATAAAGAGGCTCTTTTTGCCAGGAGATTAAAGCCTCACAGCACTTTACCGTCTCAGTAATACTTGAGTATCTCAGCTTACCAAAATCGAGAAAAAGACTCCAAGGCAAAAACATACAATGAATCCCTTAATTCTTGTTGACCAACTCAATCTGGTTGCATCAGATATCTGAATAAAACAATGACATAAGGAGTTTCCCAAGAGTGAAGAGGAAAATACGCTCTAcaaaacttaaaacaaaagcaattggTATAAAAAGGTGCGTCAACTGGTCGGTAATGTAACGTTTTCATTTCAGATTGCTGTTCATGGTAACAATTCAAGGCAAAAGGAAACTTAATCTCTTGTTCCTTCAATTTAAGAATATAATTATTGCTTAGCTGGAATTCCTAATGTGACGTTCTAAATGTGAGCACTTTCTTTTGAATGACAACAATTTTGACAGCGTTTATTTTCGATTTATCGTGACGATAAATAATTGCTTTAAAAAAGTAATGGTTCCAAACTGAACTAAAACATAACAATAAAGAGCAGCTGGTCCAAGACTTCAGTAGGAAAGTAAGGGATATGATTTGAAATAGAATGACCAAGTTTACCTCTGTAATCAGCGAATCATCGTCAGGTTTTTGGCCTGTGAGGGTGGCTTTGATCTTCTGCACGGTCAAGGGCGCCATTTTGCCCAGATTACCCAGCCTTCTATGCGAAGGTGCCACTTCCGATTTATGGAAGGTGCAGTTCTGGAACGAGAGGTTAACTCTAACACAACTTTCAACATTAAGTTCGTAAAAGTACAAGTTTATAAGGATGCGTGTAACGTAAAAATTTCATCGAATGAAGAATACTTTTTTCGAAAAATAATTTACGAAAAAAACAATCATAAAAAAACTTAAATTAGATCAAACCTTAGAGTGCCTGCAAGCGTTCAGCAGAAGTATTAAAAATAGTATTCCCGGTATGTATGATGGCTTAGACTGTTTTGACGCAACATGGCCATGGCGGCGTAATTAGATTTAGATTTGTAGTGTTGTGTATGTGCGTAATGTAATATATCGTTAGATTAAATTCGCTCTCCAGTATAACCAGCAACACCTGCTAAGATGCAGACGAGAGCTGTCGTAGTCAAGCGAGATGAGAGTGGTAACAGATTGTTTGTGCTGCACGAATCGGTAAACAAATTATGTTGTTCCATCAATCCATGACTTACAAGGACAGACTGTCAGTTTTTGCTAATTCTAGCATACCTCCAATCAGTGAACAAACTAATGGTCTTTGTGTACGTTGACTGACACTTTTTGTGCTTGCTTGAAAAGATTATTgtgaccattttacagttccttgcttagttgcctggcctttgaatgaaagtgaggctggaggtgaccttgttttgatagaaacctctatgcttttgttatgttaatgatgctgttcccatgctaattagtagcaatttacataagaaaagcattgacgattctatcaaaacaaggtcacctccagccttattattttcattcaaaggcaagGCAGCTTAGCACACAACCGTAAAATGGTCTGTTATCAGTTGTGCCACAGGTATCCCAATCGTATCATGTGATGTGGTAGTTGAAGTTGCAAGCGACATCACGGTTCCTACTTTATATGCCTCTGCGGAATTGATTAtttagaaaatagagctattgtTTTTGGAAAGTGCAACTGTCTCCTCCCTAAGGCTATGACTCAACTGtaattgctatttttttctttaaacaaaGAAGTGAAAACATGATGAAGTTGAGTCCTGTATGGAAATCTTGCCCAAAATTGGTGAAAAAGTTGATTCTAAGAAActagtttgaacccaggagtaacatatgacattgaaaaagatcatctccACCCAGGTGGTCCTTTTCAATCAAAAAAAGTTGATTCTCATGTACTCCACAGTTAACATCAATGAAATTATTCTTGAGAAGCATTTAATAGCTCCAAATTATCAAAAGGGACAAGTAGAGGAAATATTAACACAGCCTTTAAATAATATCTTGGGAAGAAACAATCGCATTGGGGTACAAGTACattatttcatgaaaatataTGTAATGTTTCCTCTGCTTTCCCCTTTGTTTTGGAAATGTTGCTTTTAAGATGATGTTTTTAGGTATGCTATATCCCATATTATCATTGGGTGACCTGTGACTGTAAAAGTAATAAAGACTAAATTATGAGCTACCAAGAGGGGAGGGGTGGGGAAAGAATGTCATATCAGATTGCAAGTAACCACAAAATAGTTGATTTTCCTAATGTGCAATTAATTCATGTGAATCAATATTAGCCCTGAATTTTAATCtctttttaataaattattaacctTTCTTTTATATGTAGTTTGTTTGTCCGTCTCTTGATGATCACAGTGTGGCTGTGAAGGTCAAAGCTTGTGGCATGTCTTTACTTGATACTAAGGTAATAGAAATGTTCTCAGAAAAAATAATGAtggaaaattattattattggggGGAGAGTTAACTTTGCCGTATTTTACTCTATTTAAAAGTCCTCACATCATCAGCAGCTAGGGCAGATTGGGTTACATATAATACAAAAGTCAGTCGAGGTGGACCAGTCATAATGTTATTAAATGATTAAATTATTATACTTAGTCCCGTTGTTACACACACGAGGCCATATGCCCTTATAAGAACATTAGAAACGGTTTCTATGCCTGCCTCTTTAAGAACCAACAGACTCGGAAATTTTGGCACCATCAAATACCGGAATCACGTTTAAAATACTGAAATATGTTATGCCTTCTCAGACATAGTATTTAATATTTACAGTACTAACACTTAATTAATATTTACTATTTTAATTACAACATCTGTATTTATGTGTTACAATTTGGAAGTATTtatatgtaataattattgacctgccttgttattcagttttattataataataattacaaccaCTGTCAGCATTATTTTGCCTTAATGGAAATACTAAAAGAGAACACATTAAATAAGAAATGTGGGGCAAATTTGTGGCAGCTTAACTGTACTAAAGAATTAAGAGTCAATTGAATTAATGTGTTTTTATTTTCCTAATTTAATTACTGGTAAATACAATAACTTTCTGCTTTTAG is a genomic window of Acropora muricata isolate sample 2 chromosome 8, ASM3666990v1, whole genome shotgun sequence containing:
- the LOC136925373 gene encoding vesicle transport protein SFT2A-like, with translation MAPLTVQKIKATLTGQKPDDDSLITEISDATRLSWSTRIKGFIVCFCLGVFFSILGMIMLWKKMTLFAIFYSLGNVTALASTCFLMGPMNQLRNMFKEKRLIATIVMLVCLVLTLCAALWWKSNGLALVFCILQYLAMTWYCLSYIPFARDAVKKCVTSCLA